In the Ensifer adhaerens genome, one interval contains:
- a CDS encoding efflux RND transporter permease subunit produces the protein MTTSSSEEKRPFNLSRWAIAHPSMARFLFGLIILAGAFGLMRMGQKEDPDFTFRVMVVQAFWPGASIEEMQDQVVNKIERKLQETPHLDFVRSYTRAGSAIITLQVEGDTNAEQVADAFYQVRKKVGDISNELPEGLLGPYFNDEFGDTFITLNSLSGEGYSYPELKKFAIQARDMLLTTPGVEKAVIIGDQPQKIFIDVSSKALAERGLTLNDLRSTIAGQNNIDPAGSVDTGTRSVRISVEGGLDKVEDLKNLRLRAGGKVTRLGDIAAVSAGLEDPYSRKFRFNGQDSVQIGVVMAKGFKVTDVGKAVEETYERFEASLPYGVNVDQMSNQPEVVKEAVGEFMKALGEALAIVLVVSFLSIGWRSGLVIAITIPLVLAATFAIMYELGIDLQRISLGALIIALGLLVDDAMIVVEMMERKLEEGLVKVEAASFAYTSTAFPMLTGTLITTAGFIPVGFAASTAGEYVRSLFYVVGIALVVSWFVAVYFTPWLGNMLLKQRSHAGNHHDVFGTRFYRHLRSTVAWAVRHRIIVLSTTLALFFVSLWAFQFIPKNFFPQSSRPEILVDLWLPEGTSIKEVEKQAKALEARMMDDEDKRFIATYIGEGAPRFFLPLDQQLRNPNFAQLLVMAKDEPARERLIAKMRAILAADFPSIRAKVDRLFLGPPTGWPVQMRIMGPDRDEVRRIADRVKAKFHENPLLGAVHDDWLEPVPGMKLVIDQDRARALGVTSQRIRQMLQASVTGAPLDNFRDGEETVAIVAREPTDSRKLLSSVDSIYIPTDFGGFVPLSQVAKVVPVLDQGIEWRRDRLPTITVRGTLPDGVQPNDVAMKIFGDMQPLRDSLPAGYSISIQGGAEDSAESQASIAAKAPIMIGVIVVLLMIQLQHFGKAMLVLATGPLGIIGAAAALLISGAPFGFVAILGVIALLGIIMRNSIILVDQIDQDIAAGMDRAEAIIGSAVRRFRPITLTALTAVLALIPISRGVFWGPLAYAMMGGILVATVLTILVLPAGYALFFGREPKKSATEPEKADDANANADAEVEEPIIYPPAVAAE, from the coding sequence ATGACGACCTCCTCTTCCGAAGAAAAGCGGCCCTTCAACCTTTCGCGCTGGGCGATCGCGCATCCGAGCATGGCGCGGTTCCTGTTCGGCCTCATCATTCTCGCCGGTGCCTTCGGCCTGATGCGCATGGGGCAGAAGGAAGATCCGGACTTCACGTTCCGCGTCATGGTCGTGCAGGCCTTCTGGCCAGGCGCCTCGATCGAGGAAATGCAGGACCAGGTCGTCAACAAGATCGAGCGCAAGCTGCAGGAAACCCCGCATCTCGATTTCGTGCGCTCCTATACCCGCGCCGGCAGTGCGATCATCACGCTGCAGGTCGAGGGCGACACCAATGCCGAGCAGGTGGCCGATGCCTTCTACCAGGTGCGCAAGAAGGTCGGCGACATCTCCAACGAGTTGCCCGAAGGCCTGCTCGGACCCTATTTCAACGACGAGTTCGGCGACACCTTCATCACGCTCAATTCACTGAGCGGCGAGGGCTACAGCTACCCGGAACTGAAGAAGTTCGCGATCCAGGCGCGCGATATGCTGCTGACGACGCCGGGCGTCGAAAAGGCTGTCATCATCGGTGACCAGCCGCAGAAGATCTTTATCGACGTTTCCTCCAAGGCGCTCGCCGAGCGGGGCCTGACCCTGAACGATCTGCGCAGCACCATTGCGGGCCAGAACAACATCGATCCCGCCGGTTCTGTCGATACCGGCACGCGCTCGGTGCGCATCTCTGTCGAAGGCGGCCTGGACAAGGTCGAGGACCTGAAGAACCTCCGGCTCCGTGCCGGCGGCAAGGTCACCCGCCTCGGCGATATCGCGGCCGTGAGCGCGGGGCTCGAAGATCCCTATTCGCGCAAGTTCCGCTTCAACGGACAGGACAGCGTGCAGATCGGCGTGGTGATGGCCAAGGGCTTCAAGGTCACGGATGTCGGCAAGGCCGTCGAAGAGACCTATGAGCGCTTCGAGGCGTCCTTGCCCTATGGCGTCAATGTCGACCAAATGTCCAACCAGCCGGAGGTGGTCAAGGAAGCGGTCGGCGAGTTCATGAAGGCGCTCGGCGAAGCGCTGGCGATCGTGCTCGTCGTCTCGTTCCTGTCGATCGGCTGGCGTTCGGGGCTGGTGATCGCGATCACCATCCCGCTGGTGTTGGCCGCGACATTCGCCATCATGTACGAGCTCGGCATCGACCTGCAGCGCATTTCGCTCGGCGCGCTGATCATCGCGCTCGGCCTTCTGGTCGACGACGCCATGATCGTCGTCGAGATGATGGAGAGGAAGCTGGAGGAAGGGCTCGTCAAGGTCGAGGCCGCGAGCTTCGCCTATACCTCGACCGCCTTCCCGATGCTGACCGGCACGCTGATCACCACCGCAGGCTTCATTCCCGTCGGCTTTGCGGCCTCGACCGCCGGCGAATATGTGCGATCGCTCTTCTATGTCGTCGGCATCGCGCTTGTCGTTTCCTGGTTCGTTGCCGTCTACTTCACCCCCTGGCTCGGCAATATGCTGCTCAAGCAGCGCAGCCATGCCGGCAACCATCACGATGTCTTCGGCACGCGCTTCTATCGTCACCTCAGGTCGACTGTTGCCTGGGCCGTGCGTCATCGCATCATCGTTCTTTCGACGACGCTCGCCCTCTTCTTCGTCAGCCTCTGGGCCTTCCAGTTCATTCCGAAGAACTTCTTCCCGCAGTCATCGCGGCCGGAAATCCTCGTCGATCTGTGGTTGCCCGAAGGCACCAGCATCAAGGAAGTCGAAAAGCAGGCAAAGGCGCTCGAAGCCCGCATGATGGATGACGAGGACAAGCGCTTCATCGCCACCTATATCGGCGAGGGCGCTCCACGCTTCTTCCTGCCGCTCGACCAGCAGCTTCGCAATCCGAACTTCGCCCAGCTTCTCGTGATGGCCAAGGACGAACCGGCGCGCGAGCGGCTGATTGCCAAGATGCGCGCGATCCTCGCCGCTGACTTCCCGTCGATCCGCGCCAAGGTCGATCGCCTGTTCCTGGGCCCGCCGACCGGCTGGCCGGTGCAGATGCGCATCATGGGACCGGACCGCGATGAGGTCAGGCGCATCGCCGACCGGGTGAAGGCGAAGTTCCACGAGAACCCGCTTCTCGGCGCCGTTCACGATGACTGGCTGGAGCCGGTTCCGGGCATGAAGCTGGTGATCGACCAGGATCGCGCCCGTGCGCTCGGCGTCACCTCGCAGCGCATCCGCCAGATGCTGCAGGCGAGCGTCACCGGCGCCCCGCTCGACAACTTCCGTGACGGCGAAGAAACGGTTGCGATCGTTGCACGCGAGCCGACGGATAGCCGCAAACTCCTGAGCTCGGTCGACTCGATCTACATTCCGACCGACTTCGGCGGCTTCGTTCCGCTTTCGCAGGTGGCCAAGGTCGTGCCCGTACTCGATCAGGGCATCGAATGGCGGCGTGACCGCCTGCCGACGATCACCGTGCGCGGCACCCTGCCGGATGGCGTGCAACCGAACGACGTGGCGATGAAGATATTCGGCGACATGCAGCCACTGCGCGACAGCCTGCCCGCCGGCTACAGCATCAGCATCCAGGGCGGGGCGGAAGATTCAGCCGAAAGCCAAGCCTCGATCGCCGCCAAGGCGCCGATCATGATCGGTGTCATCGTCGTGCTGCTGATGATCCAGCTCCAGCATTTCGGCAAGGCGATGCTGGTGCTTGCCACCGGACCGCTCGGCATCATCGGTGCAGCTGCAGCACTGCTCATTAGCGGCGCGCCCTTCGGCTTCGTTGCAATTCTCGGGGTCATCGCCCTGCTTGGCATCATCATGCGCAACTCGATTATCCTCGTCGACCAGATCGACCAGGACATTGCCGCCGGCATGGATCGTGCCGAGGCGATCATCGGATCTGCTGTCCGACGCTTCCGCCCGATCACGCTGACGGCTTTGACTGCGGTGCTGGCGCTGATCCCGATCTCCCGCGGCGTCTTCTGGGGGCCGCTCGCCTACGCCATGATGGGCGGCATTCTGGTCGCGACGGTGCTGACCATTCTGGTGCTGCCGGCCGGCTACGCGCTCTTCTTCGGCCGTGAGCCCAAGAAGAGCGCCACGGAACCGGAGAAGGCGGATGATGCGAATGCGAATGCAGATGCCGAGGTCGAGGAGCCGATCATCTATCCCCCGGCCGTGGCGGCGGAATAG
- a CDS encoding efflux RND transporter periplasmic adaptor subunit, with translation MFMPIEFRRRISFIATIALISTLSAALAACSEEKSETAEVVRPVKVVEIAQADNVRQLSYSGAVRARTEMNLGFRVSGKIVERIVNVGDRVKVGDLLARIDPTDYELAVRSASANLDAAERQVETVELVRDRAKQLLARKFASQAQFDQAVLSYNQAVATRDAAKSALSQAKNQVVYTSLVADRPGIVTAINADVGQVVGSGTPVATVAVEGEKEVQVAVPETEISNFKAGLPIKVGIWSDAGLSLDGRVREVAGSADQQSRTFSVRVSLPNDPRVLLGMTATIEASAGNGASFVSVPLSALAEKDGYPIVWVVDRGTETVRSRPVTLTDFTPDGVRVTEGLKVGDLVVAAGTQFMTDDLKVTISTDTTHQAAAAAEAVVR, from the coding sequence ATGTTTATGCCGATTGAATTTCGCCGCCGTATTTCATTCATTGCCACCATTGCGCTGATTTCGACCCTCTCGGCGGCGCTTGCCGCCTGCTCGGAAGAAAAGTCCGAAACCGCTGAAGTCGTGCGCCCGGTCAAGGTCGTCGAGATCGCCCAGGCCGACAATGTACGTCAGCTCAGCTATTCTGGCGCCGTTCGGGCACGGACCGAGATGAACCTCGGCTTCCGCGTCAGCGGCAAGATCGTCGAGCGCATCGTCAATGTCGGTGATCGCGTCAAGGTTGGCGATCTTCTCGCCCGCATCGATCCGACCGACTACGAGCTTGCGGTGCGCAGCGCGTCCGCCAATCTGGATGCGGCCGAGCGCCAGGTCGAAACGGTCGAGCTGGTGCGCGACCGCGCCAAGCAGCTGCTTGCCAGGAAATTCGCTTCGCAGGCTCAGTTCGACCAGGCGGTGCTCAGCTACAACCAGGCTGTCGCCACCCGCGATGCTGCGAAGTCGGCACTGTCACAGGCGAAAAACCAGGTGGTTTATACGAGCCTCGTCGCCGACCGGCCGGGCATCGTGACCGCGATCAACGCCGATGTCGGCCAGGTCGTCGGTTCCGGCACGCCGGTCGCCACCGTCGCCGTCGAAGGCGAAAAGGAAGTCCAGGTCGCAGTACCCGAAACGGAAATCAGCAATTTCAAGGCCGGACTGCCGATCAAGGTCGGGATCTGGTCCGATGCGGGGCTGTCGCTCGATGGCAGGGTGCGTGAGGTTGCCGGCAGCGCCGACCAGCAATCGCGCACCTTCTCGGTGCGTGTCAGCCTGCCGAACGACCCCCGCGTCCTTCTCGGCATGACCGCGACCATCGAAGCTTCGGCCGGCAATGGTGCGTCGTTCGTCTCGGTTCCCTTGAGCGCGCTGGCTGAGAAGGACGGCTATCCGATCGTCTGGGTCGTCGACCGCGGTACCGAAACCGTCCGCAGCCGCCCGGTCACGCTGACAGACTTCACACCCGATGGTGTGCGCGTCACCGAAGGCCTCAAGGTCGGCGATCTCGTTGTTGCCGCTGGAACGCAGTTCATGACGGACGATCTCAAGGTGACGATCTCCACCGATACGACGCACCAGGCTGCTGCCGCAGCCGAAGCCGTCGTGCGCTGA
- a CDS encoding adenylate/guanylate cyclase domain-containing protein → MPDDNEPILVSAGAHRKLAVILAADIAGYTRLMERDEEDTHERLQGLLRNVGRPAVEGHRGRIFKMVGDGFLAEFASAIEAVRCAVDLQRTTAERNENVAEDRRLAFRVGVNVGDILADREDIFVDGVNIAARLEALAEPGGVLISYSVYEHVERQLPLQFLDQGECSLKNIARSIRVYRVDWTGSQMTPERQMCDPPDTVPTLPQVASIAVLPFSNLSSDLEQEYFADGLAEDLITDLSKVDGLLVISRHSSFAYRDRSTDMRMIARQLGARYLVEGSVRRAAARVRINAQLIDSSTGSCLWAERLDRDLADIFALQDEVVGKVIQALAHVLPSAKPLPRRRVTDLEAYDLFVRGRALATQSLRETRAARPLLIRPIEIDPGFAGAHAWLAMSYHFDALYYGEPLDQHRAAARMAAAKAVEIDPENADALIVLGYLNAYEGDFEAGVAEFERGLRLNPNHSAGWAHLADLRVFEGRATEAVECAENSFRLNPYPPGDHYSFLGWAQYAAGRYQDAVETLGHPQAGGPGSKRNLAAALVRLGRIAEARSMGAEFLTEFPKFSARAWGRTQPFRNDGDRQHFIDGYLEAGLPE, encoded by the coding sequence ATGCCGGACGATAACGAACCAATCCTGGTCTCTGCCGGAGCCCATAGAAAGCTGGCAGTCATCCTCGCCGCTGACATCGCGGGTTACACCCGCTTGATGGAGCGCGACGAGGAGGACACCCATGAGCGTTTGCAGGGGTTGCTTCGCAATGTCGGCAGACCTGCGGTCGAAGGACATCGGGGGCGCATCTTCAAAATGGTCGGGGACGGGTTCCTGGCGGAGTTCGCGAGTGCCATTGAAGCCGTACGCTGCGCCGTCGACCTTCAGCGAACGACGGCTGAGCGGAACGAGAATGTTGCCGAAGATCGTCGTCTTGCGTTCCGTGTGGGCGTTAACGTGGGCGACATACTGGCTGATCGCGAGGATATCTTCGTAGACGGAGTCAATATCGCCGCGCGCTTGGAGGCCTTGGCCGAACCTGGCGGGGTGCTCATAAGTTACAGCGTATACGAGCACGTTGAACGGCAGCTCCCGCTCCAATTCCTCGATCAAGGCGAGTGTTCTTTGAAAAATATTGCCCGATCCATCAGGGTCTACCGTGTGGATTGGACTGGAAGCCAGATGACTCCCGAACGGCAGATGTGCGACCCGCCGGACACCGTTCCGACATTGCCGCAGGTGGCTTCGATTGCGGTGCTGCCATTCTCGAACCTGAGCAGCGATTTGGAGCAAGAGTATTTCGCTGATGGCCTCGCGGAGGACCTGATCACCGACCTTTCCAAAGTTGATGGTCTCCTGGTGATCTCTCGGCATTCGAGTTTTGCCTACCGGGATCGGTCAACGGATATGCGGATGATCGCGAGGCAACTTGGTGCTCGCTACCTCGTCGAGGGCAGCGTGCGCAGGGCCGCGGCACGGGTGCGCATCAATGCCCAACTGATCGACTCCTCCACTGGCAGCTGCCTTTGGGCTGAACGACTCGACCGCGACCTCGCGGACATCTTCGCCCTGCAGGACGAAGTCGTCGGCAAGGTGATCCAAGCGCTTGCCCATGTTCTACCATCCGCAAAGCCCCTCCCCAGGCGCAGGGTGACTGATCTGGAAGCCTATGACCTGTTCGTTCGGGGCAGGGCGCTCGCAACACAGTCGCTTCGCGAGACGAGGGCTGCTCGCCCGCTCCTTATTCGGCCTATCGAGATCGATCCGGGCTTTGCCGGGGCGCATGCCTGGCTCGCAATGAGCTATCATTTCGATGCGCTCTACTACGGGGAGCCTCTCGACCAGCACCGTGCTGCCGCCCGCATGGCCGCCGCGAAGGCAGTGGAGATTGATCCGGAGAACGCCGACGCGCTTATCGTGCTCGGATATCTAAACGCCTATGAAGGCGATTTCGAAGCTGGAGTTGCTGAGTTCGAACGGGGGCTTCGGCTCAATCCCAATCACTCTGCGGGCTGGGCCCACCTTGCGGACCTCCGCGTGTTCGAGGGGCGGGCGACCGAAGCCGTTGAGTGCGCCGAGAACAGTTTTCGGCTCAACCCTTATCCTCCAGGGGATCACTACTCGTTTCTCGGCTGGGCCCAATATGCTGCTGGTCGATACCAAGATGCTGTCGAAACGCTCGGTCATCCGCAGGCGGGCGGGCCAGGATCGAAACGCAATCTCGCTGCCGCCCTCGTGCGGCTGGGGCGGATTGCGGAAGCGCGAAGCATGGGCGCCGAGTTCCTCACGGAGTTTCCGAAATTCTCGGCGCGAGCCTGGGGGCGGACGCAGCCATTCCGCAACGATGGTGATCGACAGCACTTCATCGACGGGTACCTCGAGGCGGGTCTGCCCGAGTGA
- a CDS encoding TetR family transcriptional regulator produces MPVSNDIVVDQTRQDNITRILDAAERLFRHFGYSKTNVADIAKELGMSPANIYRFFASKTEIHQALCGRMLAASYQMAQAICALPLSATERLRRYVHAQHQMTVELMLDDTKVHEMVVVAIEREWHVIDKHIDRLDALVANVIREGIAAGEFPEQDADVASRCFGAATVTLCHPQMVAQCLSKTNRAAPEELVEFAIKGLKV; encoded by the coding sequence ATGCCGGTAAGCAACGATATCGTCGTGGATCAGACGCGTCAGGACAACATCACGCGGATCCTCGACGCAGCGGAGCGGCTGTTCCGGCATTTCGGCTACAGCAAGACCAATGTCGCCGACATTGCCAAGGAACTCGGCATGTCGCCGGCGAACATCTACCGCTTCTTCGCCTCGAAGACAGAGATCCATCAGGCGCTCTGTGGCCGCATGCTGGCGGCCAGCTACCAGATGGCTCAAGCGATCTGCGCCTTGCCATTGAGTGCGACCGAGCGGCTGCGTCGTTACGTGCACGCGCAGCATCAGATGACAGTCGAGCTCATGCTCGACGACACCAAGGTGCATGAAATGGTGGTCGTTGCCATCGAACGCGAGTGGCACGTCATCGACAAGCATATCGACAGACTCGATGCGCTGGTCGCCAACGTCATTCGCGAAGGCATCGCCGCCGGCGAGTTTCCGGAACAGGACGCCGATGTGGCGTCGCGCTGTTTCGGTGCGGCGACCGTCACGCTCTGTCATCCACAAATGGTTGCGCAGTGTCTCAGCAAGACGAACCGCGCAGCACCGGAAGAGCTGGTCGAGTTCGCGATCAAGGGACTGAAGGTTTAG
- a CDS encoding serine hydrolase domain-containing protein, producing the protein MRIRFARQEVGRGILRDALLRLVAALLFLSAADVAMGRNRTIHAPPAASALPEVLDIGDIYFDCKEGSSPRCRISEFMKHARVCALLVVKSGVVRFQSFNRDTEICRDESSDPDGRTKKYGVASVAKSITSTLLGQIITQSYRARTRADFDRVLAQSVGDIIPSLADGIPSAYVNAPLDHVLRMRSGVRWSEYGWHGLFSGADLFGSVVRKSMAQSILTFAHRYPFRRSATPPAFNYSALDTAIVAATAERLLGDRSLVSFMETEFWAAIGAEADATWGVDMTGTAIGPCCLRATVGDLARFGLLILNQGQAPDKRQIIARSWFDIATRRTGDDDMIPDESPSQNSGCRLEYRYFWWLLKSRSDFTAIGRDGQFVHIYPDRDTVIVQISDWDSWSDALLCETFLAHDALEAAAR; encoded by the coding sequence ATGCGCATCAGGTTCGCGCGTCAGGAAGTTGGGAGAGGGATTTTGAGGGACGCGCTATTGCGACTAGTAGCGGCTCTGCTGTTCTTGAGCGCTGCTGACGTGGCGATGGGCCGGAATAGGACGATTCACGCTCCGCCGGCTGCGAGCGCGTTGCCCGAAGTGTTGGACATCGGTGACATCTACTTCGACTGCAAGGAGGGAAGCTCGCCTCGCTGTCGCATCTCCGAATTCATGAAGCATGCCAGGGTCTGCGCACTTTTGGTCGTCAAGAGTGGCGTTGTCCGGTTTCAGAGCTTCAACCGGGATACGGAGATCTGCCGGGACGAGAGCAGTGATCCCGATGGGAGGACCAAAAAATACGGGGTGGCGTCGGTCGCTAAGTCGATCACCTCAACGCTGCTGGGGCAAATCATTACGCAGAGCTATCGTGCCAGGACGCGAGCCGACTTCGACCGAGTGCTAGCTCAATCGGTCGGAGACATAATTCCCAGTCTCGCGGACGGCATCCCGAGCGCCTACGTCAATGCTCCGCTAGATCATGTGTTGCGCATGCGTTCTGGCGTCCGGTGGAGCGAATACGGCTGGCACGGGCTCTTCTCCGGCGCCGACTTATTCGGATCGGTGGTCAGGAAGAGCATGGCGCAGAGTATCCTTACCTTCGCCCATCGATATCCATTTCGTCGATCCGCAACCCCGCCCGCTTTCAACTACTCGGCCCTCGACACAGCGATTGTAGCCGCCACCGCGGAACGCTTGCTGGGGGACAGATCATTGGTAAGCTTCATGGAAACGGAGTTTTGGGCTGCGATCGGGGCCGAAGCGGATGCTACTTGGGGCGTGGACATGACAGGCACGGCAATTGGACCATGCTGTCTCCGCGCCACGGTCGGTGACCTTGCGCGGTTTGGCCTCCTGATTCTGAACCAGGGGCAGGCTCCGGACAAGCGTCAGATCATCGCCAGAAGCTGGTTTGATATCGCGACAAGACGGACTGGCGACGACGATATGATTCCCGATGAGAGCCCGTCTCAGAACAGCGGCTGCCGCTTGGAATACCGATATTTCTGGTGGCTCCTGAAGAGCAGGAGCGATTTTACTGCGATCGGCCGCGACGGTCAGTTCGTGCACATTTACCCAGACCGCGACACCGTTATTGTTCAAATAAGTGATTGGGACTCCTGGAGCGACGCGCTCCTGTGCGAAACGTTCCTGGCCCACGATGCTTTGGAAGCGGCGGCCCGCTAG
- a CDS encoding C1 family peptidase: MSVHEAILDLGYDPTIREDGPFVRPPLPSALPTSATVDPQYLPPPKAQGTPRHVGSPGSCAAWASTYGLATYTAAAAAGQSPSGTVQQASPAHIYIEVMKSYGQQGCAGSRLASYLNLLKQGGTPNWQTAPYYPSCPELWSSYDPDAAVDASFKIPGWAFVETGDLDAIKTIIAGGGALCYGTSLNEGFMQYEGPGPMTGPLNKVPNVGHCMLIIGYDDEQQAILIQNSFGEDWGCEWSGRRGYIWMGYELFQYLAQGQAMYVTA; this comes from the coding sequence ATGTCCGTGCATGAAGCAATTCTCGATCTCGGCTATGATCCCACCATCCGTGAAGATGGTCCGTTCGTCCGGCCGCCGTTGCCTTCGGCGCTGCCGACCTCGGCGACGGTCGACCCGCAATATCTCCCGCCTCCGAAGGCGCAGGGGACGCCACGCCATGTCGGTAGTCCCGGGAGTTGCGCCGCCTGGGCTTCGACCTATGGGCTTGCCACCTACACAGCGGCAGCGGCTGCTGGCCAATCCCCATCCGGCACCGTGCAGCAGGCAAGCCCCGCCCACATCTATATCGAAGTCATGAAAAGTTACGGCCAGCAGGGCTGTGCGGGATCACGGCTCGCCTCCTACCTCAACCTGCTCAAGCAAGGCGGCACACCCAACTGGCAGACAGCGCCCTATTATCCGAGTTGCCCCGAGCTCTGGTCGAGCTACGATCCCGACGCCGCCGTCGATGCGAGCTTCAAGATCCCAGGCTGGGCCTTCGTCGAAACCGGCGACCTCGACGCGATCAAGACGATCATCGCCGGCGGCGGCGCGCTTTGCTACGGTACGTCGCTCAACGAAGGCTTCATGCAGTATGAAGGCCCCGGCCCGATGACCGGCCCGCTCAACAAGGTGCCGAATGTCGGCCATTGCATGCTGATCATCGGCTACGACGACGAGCAGCAGGCGATCCTCATTCAGAACAGTTTTGGAGAGGATTGGGGCTGCGAATGGAGCGGACGTCGCGGCTACATCTGGATGGGCTACGAGCTCTTCCAATATCTGGCTCAGGGTCAGGCCATGTATGTCACGGCCTGA